One part of the Quercus lobata isolate SW786 chromosome 7, ValleyOak3.0 Primary Assembly, whole genome shotgun sequence genome encodes these proteins:
- the LOC115952901 gene encoding nuclear intron maturase 3, mitochondrial-like, with the protein MIIHLRRINPLEFRSPNRSPLRLFSTLLQNPSPPPKTQTQNPTETLTKPQLKALVLTQYSHGKFSNLVSNVLALPNVLLTACQNLTTSQSNNALNSLDSQSLLNSVSRRFDIEEMGRQLCENRFDIEACCVTMMPSRMKGESLVLPNLKLKVLIEAIRMVLEIVYDERFVTFSYGGRVGMGRHTAIRYLKNSVENPSWWFSVTFDRERFDDRHVNKLCLFIEEKIKDDFLIGLIKRLFECEVVGIELGGCYLGRGFPQESGLCSILINIYFNGFDKEIQDMRLQKNQENPKFKSEQLVWMSGLFYKPVKMYVVRYLDEILVITSGSKMLTMDFKNWVLKYLEGRLDLRVDKMKTAIHSAVSENISFLGMELQAVPPSVLHPPMTEKAIRARKKYLRQKEVRALEFKNARERKRKILGMKILQHVFKKLKQSDGFKFDFQIENEVREIFRTWTDEVVHDFLGSLEERWEWHRMLTAGDFLSLRHIRGQLPQELVDAYDKFQEQVDKYLSPVQARKALEKEEKRVEEEEEQKYAKSTVEDLTRLCMKVDAPVELVRKAVKMAGFTNNMGRPRPIKLLIALEDIDIIKWYAGVGRRWLDFFCCCHNFKMVKTVVTYHLRFSCILTLAEKHESTKREAIKHYTKDLKISDFNGNEEVYFPTEREVKMMGDQNLLDPRPVDGALSLALISFLHNWHWFWWLLLM; encoded by the exons ATGATTATACACCTCAGAAGAATAAACCCACTTGAATTCAGGTCTCCAAATCGCTCCCCTCTCAGACTATTCTCAACTCTCTTACAAAACCCATCTCCAccccctaaaacccaaacccaaaaccccacAGAAACGCTCACAAAACCCCAACTCAAAGCCTTAGTTCTCACTCAATACTCACATGGCAAATTCTCCAATCTTGTCTCAAATGTCCTTGCTTTGCCCAATGTCCTCCTCACTGCCTGCCAAAACCTCACCACCTCACAATCCAACAATGCCCTCAACTCCCTTGACTCGCAGTCTCTTCTCAACTCGGTCTCGAGGCGGTTTGATATCGAAGAAATGGGCCGCCAGCTATGTGAGAATCGGTTTGATATTGAAGCTTGTTGTGTCACAATGATGCCCTCAAGAATGAAAGGTGAGTCCTTGGTCTTGCCCAACTTGAAATTAAAGGTTTTGATTGAAGCTATTAGGATGGTATTGGAAATTGTGTATGATGAACGGTTTGTAACTTTTTCTTATGGTGGGCGTGTCGGTATGGGACGCCACACAGCCATTAGGTACCTTAAGAACTCGGTAGAGAATCCTAGTTGGTGGTTTAGTGTCACATTTGATAGAGAAAGGTTTGATGATAGGCATGTAAATAAGTTGTGTTTGTTtattgaagagaaaataaaagatgattttttgATTGGTTTAATAAAGAGGTTGTTTGAGTGTGAGGTGGTGGGAATTGAATTGGGTGGTTGTTACTTAGGAAGGGGGTTTCCTCAAGAAAGCGGGTTGTGTTCGATCTTGATTAATATTTACTTTAATGGATTTGATAAAGAAATTCAAGATATGCGTCTTCAGAAAAATCAGGAGAATCCAAAGTTTAAATCAGAGCAGCTTGTTTGGATGTCTGGCCTATTTTATAAGCCAGTGAAGATGTACGTGGTCAGGTATTTGGATGAAATATTAGTGATAACGTCGGGGTCAAAGATGTTGACCATGGACTttaagaattgggttttgaaatatttagaaGGTAGGTTGGATTTGAGGGTGGATAAAATGAAGACGGCAATTCATAGTGCAGTATCTGAGAATATTAGTTTTCTAGGTATGGAACTACAGGCAGTTCCACCTTCAGTTTTGCATCCTCCCATGACGGAGAAAGCAATTAGGGCACGGAAGAAGTACCTTAGGCAGAAGGAAGTTAGGgctttagaatttaaaaatgccagagagaggaaaagaaagatacTGGGGATGAAGATTTTGCAGCATGTTTTTAAGAAGTTGAAGCAAAGTGATGGGTTTAAATTTGACTTTCAAATTGAAAATGAGGTTCGAGAAATCTTCAGAACTTGGACTGATGAAGTGGTCCATGATTTCTTGGGTTCCTTGGAAGAGCGTTGGGAATGGCATCGGATGCTTACAGCAGGCGATTTTCTCTCTTTAAGGCACATTAGAGGTCAATTGCCCCAAGAGCTGGTTGATGCGTATGATAAGTTCCAAGAGCAAGTTGACAAGTATTTGAGTCCGGTCCAAGCTAGAAAGGcattagagaaagaagaaaagagagtggaggaggaagaggaacaGAAATACGCTAAGAGCACGGTTGAGGATTTGACAAGGCTGTGTATGAAAGTTGATGCACCAGTAGAACTTGTTAGGAAGGCAGTTAAGATGGCTGGTTTTACAAATAACATGGGTCGCCCTAGGCCGATCAAGTTACTCATTGCTCTTGAAGATATTGATATTATCAAGTGGTATGCAGGAGTAGGGAGAAGGTGGCTTGATTTCTTCTGTTGCTGTCACAACTTCAAGATGGTTAAAACTGTAGTAACTTATCACTTGAGGTTCTCTTGCATTTTGACACTAGCAGAGAAGCATGAGTCAACCAAACGTGAAGCCATTAAGCATTACACTAAAGATTTGAAGATCTCTGATTTTAATGGAAATGAAGAAGTGTACTTCCCCACAGAAAGAGAGGTTAAAATGATGGGAGATCAAAATCTTTTGGATCCAAGGCCTGTTGATGGGGCTTTATCTTTGGCTTTGATCAG TTTTCTACATAATTGGCATTGGTTCTGGTGGCTGCTATTGATGTGA
- the LOC115954047 gene encoding toll/interleukin-1 receptor-like protein, with the protein MALMDMETNSSTFPSSSTARWKYDVFLSFRGEDTCYKFMGHLYDALTWKGIITYKDNEKLERGKAISTELLKAIEESKFAILILSENYASSTWCLDELAKIISCKKEMGMIVLPIFHYVEPSDIRKQMGTFAQAFVKHEEKESKERVEKWRDALTQAGNLRGWHLKDYWSEIEDIKDIVGWILLHLKYDAFPYITKDLVGIYSRMVEFESYLAIG; encoded by the exons ATGGCTTTAATGGACATGGAAACAAACTCATCAACTTTCCCAAGTTCTTCTACTGCCCGATGGAAGTATGATGTCTTTCTTAGTTTCAGAGGCGAGGACACCTGCTACAAGTTTATGGGTCATCTATATGATGCTTTGACATGGAAAGGCATTATCACCTATAAGGACAATGAAAAACTTGAGAGAGGAAAAGCCATTTCAACAGAGCTTTTGAAAGCAATTGAAGAATCGAAATTTGCTATCCTCATTCTCTCAGAAAACTATGCATCTTCAACTTGGTGCTTAGATGAACTTGCAAAGATCATTAGCTGCAAAAAAGAGATGGGAATGATAGTTCTGCCTATTTTTCACTATGTGGAACCATCCGATATACGGAAACAAATGGGAACTTTTGCACAGGCATTTGTTaaacatgaagaaaaggagAGCAAAGAGAGGGTGGAGAAATGGAGAGATGCTTTGACACAAGCGGGCAACCTTCGCGGATGGCATTTAAAGGATTATTG GTCTGAGATAGAAGACATCAAAGACATCGTAGGATGGATATTGCTTCACTTGAAATATGATGCATTCCCATACATTACCAAGGACCTAGTAGGAATATACTCTCGAATGGTGGAATTTGAGTCGTATTTAGCTATAGGG
- the LOC115954045 gene encoding TMV resistance protein N-like: MVSKKFEACSFIEDVREKSEKDGLLSLQQKIISDILMEADLKIRDQYDGVLNIKNRLSHKRILHVLDDIDVLDKLNMLAGEHDWFGPGSRIIISTRDVHVLEAHGVDRIYEVQGLNEEDAVQLFCLKAFKKKHVLDDYLELSNQFLKYSSGLPLALEVLGSFLFGKSTIEWKIALDRLKEFPEEAILRVLRISFNGLQKPHKEIFLHIACFFNHEKKDHVVEKLDGLGLYPGIGLKELIDKSLLKIMDDNIVWMHELLEKMGRNIVSQECPDDPGKRSRLWHFEGIDKMLRKNKGTGAIKAIDIWDTNNEEREARWNPKAVLKMSNLKFLRLNDIGYVPIHFPNDLRILDWSNFPLKSLPSSFQLDELVQLYLIESKIEQLWIGIKIFEKLKYINLTYSWDLITAPDFTGVSNLEKLILESCGNLCKLHPSIGILKKLIFLNLRGCKRLNCLPSKFGMEPIVGNMECLKKLVLDDTAIMELPSSVGGMIGLTSLTLRNCKNLVCLPSAICSLKSLESLDLSGCSKFDNLPENLGNIEGLKKLYLSGTIIKELPSSIEHLTNLTSLTLHDCYKLVCLPNTTRDLKLCGSLNLSSCSAFKNLPKNPRIIEGLEMLDLSRTAIEDLPLSIERLTRLTLLSLKDCKALVCLPSTICILESLESLDLSGCSKFDNLPESLGNVKGLKKLDLSGTAITELPSSIEHLTSLTLLSLKDCKTLVCLPSTICSLKSLESLDLSRCSKFDNLPKNPGNVEGLKKLDLSGTAITELPSSTERLTSLTSLTLHDCNNLECLPNTTCGLKLCGALDLSGCSRFKNLSENLWIIEDIKMLDLSGAAIEELPSSIERLTNLTKLTLKYCINLVCLPSTICSLKLLNSLDLFGCLNFNNLPENIGNIIGLEVLNLCWTAMKEFPSSIVLLKNLKQLHICGWKLSEFYSQPASLELMDPLRTSLFFLPTSLQSLTYLYLSDCNLSSIPNDIGCLSSLEYLDLSGNNFDSLPESMSQLYNLLRLFGGLQEASIIGKCSVNY; this comes from the exons ATGGTCTCTAAAAAATTTGAAGCTTGTAGTTTTATTGAGGATGTTCGggaaaaatctgaaaaagatGGATTACTTTCACTACAACAGAAAATTATTTCTGATATTTTGATGGAAGCAGATTTGAAAATAAGAGATCAGTATGATGGAGTTCTCAACATCAAGAATAGGTTATCTCATAAAAGGATTCTACATGTTCTTGATGACATAGATGTACTCGACAAATTAAACATGTTAGCTGGGGAGCATGATTGGTTTGGTCCAGGTAGTAGAATTATCATATCAACAAGAGATGTGCATGTGTTGGAGGCACATGGCGTAGATAGAATATATGAAGTTCAAGGATTGAATGAGGAAGATGCAGTTCAACTTTTTTGCTtgaaagcttttaaaaaaaagcatgtCCTTGATGATTATTTAGAGTTGTCTAACCAGTTTTTGAAATATTCTAGTGGCCTTCCTTTAGCTCTTGAGGTGttgggttcttttttgtttggaaaaagtACCATTGAATGGAAAATTGCATTGGATAGACTCAAAGAATTTCCCGAGGAGGCGATTCTCAGAGTACTTAGAATAAGTTTTAATGGactccaaaaaccacataaggAAATATTCTTgcatattgcatgtttttttaatcATGAGAAGAAAGATCATGTAGTAGAAAAACTAGATGGTCTTGGCCTTTACCCTGGTATTGGATTGAAGGAACTCATTGATAAATCTCTCTTGAAAATTATGGATGACAATATAGTGTGGATGCATGAATTACTTGAAAAAATGGGTAGGAACATAGTTTCTCAAGAGTGTCCTGATGATCCTGGAAAGCGTAGTAGATTGTGGCATTTTGAGGGTATTGACAAAATGTTAAGAAAAAATAAG GGAACAGGGGCAATTAAAGCCATAGATATTTGGGATACTAATAATGAAGAACGAGAGGCACGTTGGAATCCTAAGGCCGTTTTGAAGATGTCCAATCTTAAATTTCTTAGACTTAATGATATTGGCTATGTCCCAATACATTTTCCTAATGATTTAAGAATTCTTGATTGGagtaattttcctttaaaatctTTGCCATCAAGTTTCCAGCTTGATGAGCTTGTTCAACTTTATTTGATAGAGAGCAAAATTGAACAACTTTGGATAGGAATAAAG ATTTTTGAGAAGTTGAAGTACATCAACTTGACCTACTCTTGGGACCTGATTACAGCCCCAGACTTCACTGGAGTCTCAAATCTTGAGAAATTAATTCTTGAAAGTTGTGGTAATCTATGCAAGCTTCACCCATCCATTGGAATtcttaaaaaacttatttttcttaatctaCGAGGTTGCAAAAGACTAAATTGTTTACCGAGCAAGTTTGGAATGGAGCCTATTGTGGGAAACATGGAATGCTTAAAAAAGCTTGTTTTGGATGACACTGCTATTATGGAACTACCTTCATCAGTTGGAGGCATGATTGGCCTGACTTCATTGACTCTAAGGAATTGCAAAAATCTTGTGTGTCTACCTAGCGccatttgtagtttgaaatCACTTGAATCTCTAGATCTTTCTGGATGCTCAAAATTTGATAACTTGCCAGAGAACTTAGGGAATATCGAAGGTTTGAAGAAGCTTTATTTGAGTGGAACAATTATAAAAGAGTTGCCCTCATCAATTGAACATTTGACAAACCTTACTTCATTGACTCTGCATGATTGCTATAAACTTGTGTGTCTTCCTAACACCACTCGTGATTTGAAGTTGTGTGGTTCTCTTAATCTTTCTTCATGCTCAGCATTTAAAAACTTGCCAAAGAACCCAAGGATAATTGAAGGTCTAGAGATGCTTGATTTGAGTAGAACAGCTATAGAAGATTTGCCTTTATCAATTGAACGTTTGACAAGACTTACTTTATTAAGTCTCAAAGATTGTAAAGCCCTTGTGTGTCTTCCTAGCACCATTTGTATTTTGGAATCACTTGAATCTCTGGATCTTTCCGGTTGCTCTAAATTTGACAACTTGCCAGAGAGCCTAGGGAATGTCAAAGGTTTGAAGAAGCTTGATTTGAGTGGAACAGCTATTACAGAGTTGCCTTCATCAATTGAACATTTGACAAGCCTTACTTTATTAAGTCTCAAAGATTGTAAGACTCTTGTGTGTCTTCCTAGCAccatttgtagtttgaaatCGCTTGAATCTCTGGATCTTTCTAGATGCTCTAAATTTGACAACTTGCCTAAGAACCCAGGGAATGTCGAAGGTTTGAAGAAGCTTGATTTGAGTGGAACAGCTATTACAGAGTTGCCTTCATCAACTGAACGTTTGACAAGTCTTACTTCATTGACTCTACATGATTGCAATAATCTTGAGTGTCTTCCTAACACCACTTGTGGTTTGAAGTTGTGTGGTGCTCTTGATCTTTCTGGATGCTCTAGATTCAAAAACTTGTCGGAGAACCTATGGATAATTGAAGATATAAAGATGCTTGATTTGAGTGGAGCAGCCATAGAAGAGTTGCCTTCATCAATTGAACGTTTGACTAACCTTACTAAATTGACTCTAAAATATTGCATAAATCTTGTGTGCCTTCCTAGCACCATTTGTAGTCTGAAGTTGCTTAATTCTCTTGATCTTTTTGGATGCTTAaattttaacaacttgccaGAGAACATAGGAAATATAATAGGTTTGGAGGTGCTTAATTTGTGTTGGACAGCCATGAAAGAGTTTCCTTCTTCAATTGTTCTCCTTAAAAATCTCAAACAGCTACATATCTGTGGATGGAAGTTATCTGAATTTTATTCCCAGCCAGCAAGTCTTGAGTTGATGGACCCATTACGgacttcattattttttctaccAACAAGTCTGCAATCTTTAACGTATTTGTATCTTAGTGACTGCAATCTTTCGTCAATCCCCAATGACATTGGCTGCTTGTCCTCTTTAGAATACTTAGATCTAAGTGGAAATAATTTTGATTCCCTTCCCGAGAGCATGTCTCAACTCTATAATCTTTTAAGACTATTTGGAGGGTTGCAAGAGGCTTCAATCATCGGAAAATGTTCCGTTAACTATTGA